One window of the Nicotiana tabacum cultivar K326 chromosome 4, ASM71507v2, whole genome shotgun sequence genome contains the following:
- the LOC107825213 gene encoding protein NRT1/ PTR FAMILY 2.11-like, producing MNNNRIEAMEKNEKTASTIRDADNEKEPQINYRGVKAMPFIIGNETFEKLGAIGTLSNLLVYLTAVFNLTHITATTLINVFNGTTNFATLLGAFLSDTYFGRYKTLGFASIMSFLGLFVISLTAVFKKLHPPHCESKDISNCIGPTGWQMAFLLSGFGLLIIGAAGIRPCNLAFGADQFNPNTESGKRGINSFFNWYFFTLTFAQMVSVTLVVYVQSDVSWSIGLAIPAIFMLISCFLFFGGTKIYVKVKPEGSPLTSVVQVLVVSIKKRRLKLPEQPLKSLFSYTPPNSINSKLSYTHQFRFLDKAAIVTPEDQIKSDGSAANTWNLCSLQQVEEAKCVVRVIPIWAAAIVYHVGIIQQQQFVVFQALQSDRHLGNSNFQIPAATYTIFSMLSLTLWLPIYDRIVVPLLRRLTGKEGGITILQRMGIGIFLIVLSSLVSAFIEERRRKLVFTNPALGVHSERGLVSSMSALWLVPQLSLAGLAEAFCAIGQVEFYYKQFPENMRSIAGSFFFLGMAASSYLNSFLISIVHHTTEKAKTGNWLPEDLNKGRLDYFYFLITALGILNVFYFIICARWYKYKGNDETSSVALEMERQNVEKQFV from the exons ATGAATAACAATAGGATAGAAGCTATGGAAAAGAATGAGAAAACAGCAAGTACTATTAGAGATGCTGATAATGAGAAAGAACCTCAGATTAACTACAGAGGAGTGAAAGCCATGCCATTTATCATAG GAAATGAAACTTTTGAGAAACTTGGAGCTATTGGCACACTTTCCAACCTGTTGGTTTATCTCACTGCAGTTTTCAACCTGACGCACATCACAGCCACCACTTTGATTAATGTCTTCAATGGAACCACCAACTTTGCCACTTTGCTTGGTGCTTTCTTATCTGATACTTACTTTGGTCGTTACAAAACACTCGGATTTGCATCCATTATGTCTTTTCTG GGGTTGTTTGTGATATCATTAACAGCAGTATTCAAGAAGTTGCATCCTCCTCATTGCGAATCCAAAGATATCAGCAACTGCATAGGACCAACAGGGTGGCAAATGGCATTTTTGTTGAGTGGATTTGGGCTACTGATCATAGGAGCAGCTGGGATTAGGCCATGTAACTTAGCCTTTGGAGCAGACCAATTCAATCCCAATACAGAATCTGGAAAAAGGGGTATCAATAGTTTCTTTAACTGGTACTTTTTCACCTTAACTTTCGCACAAATGGTGTCTGTGACACTAGTGGTTTATGTGCAATCCGATGTTAGCTGGTCCATAGGATTAGCTATTCCTGCAATATTCATGTTGATTTCATGTTTCCTCTTCTTTGGGGGAACTAAAATTTATGTGAAAGTGAAACCAGAAGGCAGCCCCTTGACAAGTGTAGTTCAGGTTTTGGTAGTTTCTATCAAGAAAAGAAGGCTAAAATTGCCAGAGCAACCGTTGAAATCTCTTTTCAGTTACACTCCTCCCAACTCCATCAATTCCAAGCTTTCGTACACTCATCAATTCAG GTTTCTTGACAAGGCTGCAATTGTAACACCAGAAGACCAAATAAAATCAGATGGATCAGCAGCCAATACATGGAACCTGTGCAGTCTGCAGCAAGTGGAAGAAGCTAAATGTGTTGTGAGGGTAATTCCCATTTGGGCTGCAGCAATTGTGTACCATGTTGGAATAATTCAGCAGCAACAATTTGTTGTCTTTCAAGCACTTCAATCAGACAGACATCTTGGCAATAGCAACTTTCAAATTCCAGCAGCAACTTACACTATTTTCTCCATGTTAAGCCTCACTCTCTGGCTACCCATATATGACCGTATCGTTGTCCCATTACTCCGAAGACTCACTGGTAAAGAAGGTGGCATAACAATCCTTCAAAGAATGGGAATTGGCatattcctcattgttttatcATCCCTAGTATCTGCCTTTATCGAGGAACGAAGAAGAAAACTAGTTTTCACAAATCCAGCATTAGGAGTTCATTCAGAAAGAGGTTTAGTTTCTTCTATGTCAGCTCTATGGTTAGTTCCTCAGTTATCCTTAGCAGGACTTGCAGAGGCATTTTGTGCCATTGGACAAGTGGAATTCTATTATAAGCAGTTCCCAGAAAATATGAGAAGCATAGCAGGATCTTTCTTCTTCTTGGGAATGGCTGCTTCTAGTTACCTGAATAGTTTCTTGATCTCGATAGTGCACCACACAACAGAAAAGGCTAAAACTGGTAACTGGCTGCCTGAAGACCTTAACAAGGGGAGATTGGATTACTTCTACTTCTTGATTACAGCATTGGGAATCCTTAATGTTTTCTATTTCATAATATGTGCCAGGTGGTACAAGTACAAGGGAAATGATGAAACTAGCAGCGTAGCACTTGAAATGGAAAGGCAAAATGTTGAGAAACAATTCGTCTGA